The following proteins come from a genomic window of Polaribacter dokdonensis:
- the sufB gene encoding Fe-S cluster assembly protein SufB: MSKYTEEDLEQELKTKEYEYGFYTDIESETFAKGLNEDVVRAISKKKNEPEWMTEWRLEAFRVWEKMTEPDWANVKYPKPDFQEIAYYSAPKKKPKLNSLDEVDPDLLETFKKLGISLDEQKKLANVAVDIVMDSVSVATTFKKTLGEKGIIFMPISEAIQEHPELVKKYLGTVVPTSDNFYAALNSAVFSDGSFCYIPKGVKCPMELSTYFRINEGGTGQFERTLVVADKGSYVSYLEGCTAPQRDENQLHAAVVELIAMDDAEIKYSTVQNWFPGDENGKGGVFNFVTKRGLCETNAKISWTQVETGSAVTWKYPSCILKGNNSVGEFYSIAVTNHFQQADTGTKMIHLGKNTKSTIISKGISAGQSQNSYRGLVQINSRAENARNFSQCDSLLMGNACGAHTFPYIEAKNKSAQIEHEATTSKIGEDQLFYCNQRGIDTEKAIALIVNGFSKEVLNKLPMEFAVEAQKLLEISLEGSVG; encoded by the coding sequence ATGTCAAAGTATACAGAAGAAGATTTAGAACAAGAATTAAAAACCAAGGAGTATGAGTATGGTTTTTATACAGATATAGAAAGTGAAACGTTTGCCAAAGGTTTAAATGAAGATGTTGTTCGTGCAATTTCTAAAAAGAAAAACGAACCAGAATGGATGACTGAATGGAGACTTGAAGCATTTAGAGTTTGGGAAAAAATGACAGAGCCAGATTGGGCAAATGTTAAATATCCTAAACCAGATTTTCAAGAAATTGCTTACTATTCTGCACCTAAAAAGAAACCTAAATTAAATTCTTTAGATGAGGTAGATCCAGATTTATTAGAGACTTTTAAGAAATTAGGTATTTCTTTAGATGAGCAAAAAAAGCTAGCCAATGTTGCAGTAGATATTGTTATGGACTCTGTTTCTGTAGCAACAACTTTTAAGAAAACACTAGGTGAAAAAGGTATTATTTTTATGCCAATTTCAGAAGCTATTCAAGAACATCCAGAATTGGTAAAAAAATATTTAGGTACAGTTGTGCCAACATCAGATAACTTTTATGCGGCACTTAATTCAGCTGTTTTCTCTGATGGATCTTTTTGTTACATACCAAAGGGTGTTAAATGTCCAATGGAATTATCAACTTACTTTAGAATAAATGAAGGAGGTACAGGTCAGTTCGAAAGAACTTTAGTAGTTGCAGATAAAGGTAGTTATGTTTCTTATTTAGAAGGCTGTACAGCTCCTCAAAGAGATGAAAATCAACTACATGCAGCAGTTGTAGAATTAATTGCTATGGATGATGCAGAAATTAAATATTCTACTGTTCAGAACTGGTTTCCAGGAGATGAAAATGGAAAAGGTGGGGTTTTTAACTTTGTAACTAAAAGAGGTTTATGTGAAACAAACGCAAAGATTTCTTGGACACAAGTAGAAACAGGTTCTGCAGTAACTTGGAAATATCCTTCTTGTATTTTAAAAGGTAATAATTCAGTGGGAGAGTTTTACTCAATAGCAGTTACCAATCACTTTCAGCAAGCAGATACTGGTACAAAAATGATACACTTAGGTAAAAACACCAAGTCTACTATTATTTCTAAAGGAATTTCAGCTGGTCAATCTCAAAATTCATATAGAGGTTTAGTACAAATAAATTCTAGGGCAGAAAATGCACGTAATTTTTCACAATGTGATTCTCTTTTAATGGGGAATGCTTGTGGTGCACACACTTTTCCTTACATAGAAGCAAAGAATAAATCAGCACAAATAGAGCATGAGGCTACAACTAGTAAAATTGGTGAAGATCAATTGTTCTATTGTAATCAAAGAGGTATAGATACAGAAAAAGCAATTGCATTAATTGTAAATGGTTTTAGTAAAGAAGTACTTAACAAACTACCTATGGAGTTTGCTGTAGAAGCTCAGAAATTATTAGAAATTTCTTTAGAAGGTTCTGTAGGATAA
- a CDS encoding OmpA family protein — MKKILLPFLFLTLSLFAQEENYTIKNLAINKKYQDFGVSFYNDTTAVFASARKSVFMKRVWSGNHEPFLRLYQGTISADGEIVNPTKFGHQLDTKYHESNLTFSNDLKTVYFDRNNYFHKEYRTNEEGVNLIQIYKATINEEGKWVAVERLPFNSDEFSSGHPILNADNTKLYFISDRPDSYGETDIYVVDIKGDGSYGEPKNLGTSVNTSKKEMFPFVDDNNMLYFSSNGYTSGKGGLDIYATKLNKQGDYYKPQNLGFPINSNKDDFALVKQKGKNTGYFSSNREGGKGDDDIYAITEITAPFFECKETIKGIVLNSKNNNSIAKAEVKLYYNNKELAAVITDMQGRFTFNLDCELNYKLEASKENFHQTFKEVSTSKANFIEVDLELEPIKNDHFITVRDQVMLNIPPIYFDLAKATIKETSAKELQMVVDLMNKYPEIIVQIRAHSDSRGNDNFNLRLSDRRAKATVNWILDKGIAKNRIFGIGFGEEDIINECTNGVTCSEEKHLQNRRTEFVILNPFTVGK, encoded by the coding sequence ATGAAAAAAATTCTACTACCATTTCTTTTCTTAACCTTAAGTCTATTTGCTCAAGAAGAGAATTATACCATCAAAAATTTAGCCATTAACAAAAAATACCAAGATTTTGGTGTTAGTTTTTATAATGATACAACAGCCGTTTTTGCTTCTGCAAGAAAATCTGTTTTTATGAAGCGAGTTTGGTCTGGAAACCACGAACCTTTTCTAAGATTATATCAAGGAACTATTTCTGCTGATGGAGAAATTGTAAATCCAACCAAATTTGGTCATCAATTAGATACAAAATACCATGAATCTAATTTAACATTCTCTAACGATTTAAAAACCGTTTATTTTGATAGAAACAACTACTTTCATAAAGAGTATAGAACCAACGAAGAAGGCGTAAATTTAATACAGATTTACAAAGCTACCATTAATGAAGAAGGTAAATGGGTGGCTGTAGAAAGATTGCCTTTTAATAGCGATGAATTTAGCTCTGGACACCCAATTTTAAATGCAGACAATACCAAACTTTATTTTATTTCAGACAGACCAGATTCTTATGGAGAAACAGATATTTATGTAGTAGATATTAAAGGAGATGGTTCTTATGGTGAACCTAAAAATTTAGGAACTTCTGTAAACACGTCTAAGAAAGAAATGTTTCCTTTTGTAGATGATAATAATATGCTTTATTTTTCTTCTAATGGATATACTTCAGGCAAAGGTGGTTTAGATATTTATGCAACTAAATTAAATAAACAAGGTGATTATTATAAGCCACAAAACCTAGGTTTTCCTATCAACAGTAATAAAGATGATTTTGCGCTTGTAAAACAGAAAGGTAAAAATACTGGCTATTTTTCTTCTAATAGAGAAGGTGGTAAAGGAGATGATGATATTTATGCAATAACAGAAATTACTGCTCCGTTTTTTGAATGTAAAGAAACCATAAAAGGTATTGTTTTAAATAGTAAAAACAACAATAGCATAGCTAAAGCAGAAGTTAAATTATACTATAACAACAAAGAATTAGCAGCTGTAATTACAGATATGCAAGGAAGATTTACGTTTAACCTAGATTGTGAGCTAAATTATAAACTAGAGGCTTCTAAAGAGAATTTTCATCAAACATTTAAAGAAGTTAGTACATCAAAAGCAAATTTTATAGAAGTTGATTTAGAATTAGAACCTATTAAAAATGATCATTTTATTACAGTAAGAGATCAAGTAATGTTAAACATACCTCCTATTTATTTTGATTTAGCTAAAGCTACCATTAAAGAAACTTCTGCTAAAGAATTACAAATGGTGGTAGATTTAATGAATAAATATCCTGAAATTATTGTTCAAATTAGAGCACATTCAGATAGTAGAGGAAATGATAATTTTAACCTACGCCTTTCAGACAGAAGAGCAAAAGCAACAGTAAACTGGATTTTAGACAAAGGAATTGCCAAAAATAGAATTTTTGGAATCGGTTTTGGAGAAGAAGATATCATCAACGAATGTACTAATGGAGTAACATGTTCAGAAGAAAAGCACTTACAGAATAGACGAACTGAATTCGTTATTCTAAACCCGTTTACAGTAGGTAAATAA
- the sufC gene encoding Fe-S cluster assembly ATPase SufC — MLKINNLHAAIDEKSILKGLNLEVKAGEVHAIMGPNGAGKSTLANIVAGKEDYEVTNGSIELNGEDISELAPEERAHNGVFLSFQYPVEIPGVSVTNFIKTAINETRKAKGLEDMPAKDMLKKIREKSELLEIDRKFLSRSLNEGFSGGEKKRNEIFQMAMLEPKLAILDETDSGLDIDALRIVANGVNKLKSKDNAVIVITHYQRLLDYIVPDFVHVLHDGKIVKTGDASLALELEAKGYDWIKKELV, encoded by the coding sequence ATGTTAAAAATTAACAATTTACACGCAGCAATAGATGAAAAATCTATCTTAAAAGGATTAAACCTAGAAGTAAAAGCTGGTGAAGTTCATGCAATTATGGGGCCTAATGGTGCAGGTAAAAGTACTTTAGCAAACATTGTTGCAGGTAAAGAAGATTATGAAGTTACTAATGGTAGTATAGAATTAAATGGCGAAGACATTAGTGAGTTAGCTCCTGAAGAAAGAGCACATAATGGGGTATTTCTATCTTTCCAATATCCTGTAGAAATTCCTGGTGTTTCTGTAACAAACTTTATTAAAACAGCCATTAACGAAACAAGAAAAGCAAAAGGCTTAGAAGATATGCCTGCTAAAGATATGCTTAAGAAAATTCGTGAAAAGTCTGAGTTGTTAGAAATTGATCGTAAGTTTTTATCTCGTTCTTTAAACGAAGGTTTTTCTGGTGGTGAGAAAAAACGTAACGAGATTTTTCAAATGGCAATGTTAGAGCCAAAATTAGCTATCTTAGATGAAACTGATTCAGGTTTAGATATTGATGCTTTAAGAATTGTTGCTAATGGTGTAAATAAATTAAAGTCTAAAGACAATGCAGTAATTGTAATTACACATTACCAAAGACTTTTAGATTACATAGTTCCAGATTTTGTACACGTTTTACACGATGGTAAAATTGTAAAAACAGGTGATGCATCTCTTGCTTTAGAATTAGAAGCAAAAGGGTATGATTGGATTAAAAAGGAACTAGTTTAA
- a CDS encoding MbnP family protein, with product MKKIKYTLLIFCLAFLGCSEDNDVNIETVNITLKFTQNWDGTAISASDFNQFNFTNENGDLISIERLRYVVSNVVIGGVEKEYQLINIGENIGSEISLEGITKGSKSLSFTFGFRDEDNLDGVYADLNSTSFNVPEMLGGGYHYMQFDGKYKDVNNADANFNYHAIRAADITDPDNVILQDTSFEVDLGDIEITENATIEIKMNIAEWFKNPNTWNLNELNTVLMPNFDAQILMNANGQSVFSLGEITSN from the coding sequence ATGAAAAAAATAAAATACACTTTACTCATTTTTTGTTTGGCCTTTTTAGGCTGCTCTGAAGATAATGATGTAAATATAGAAACCGTAAATATTACCTTAAAATTTACTCAGAATTGGGATGGAACAGCAATTTCTGCATCAGATTTTAATCAATTTAATTTTACCAATGAAAATGGCGATTTAATAAGCATAGAAAGATTAAGATATGTAGTTTCAAATGTGGTAATTGGTGGAGTAGAAAAAGAATATCAACTTATAAACATTGGCGAAAACATAGGTTCAGAAATTAGTTTAGAGGGTATTACTAAAGGATCAAAATCATTGAGTTTTACATTTGGTTTTAGAGATGAAGACAATTTAGATGGAGTGTATGCAGATTTAAATTCGACTTCTTTTAATGTGCCAGAAATGCTAGGTGGTGGTTATCATTACATGCAGTTTGATGGTAAATATAAAGACGTTAATAATGCAGATGCAAACTTTAATTATCATGCAATTAGAGCTGCAGATATTACAGATCCAGACAATGTAATTTTACAAGACACTTCTTTTGAAGTTGATTTAGGTGATATTGAAATTACAGAAAACGCAACTATCGAAATTAAAATGAATATTGCAGAATGGTTTAAAAATCCTAATACTTGGAATTTAAATGAATTAAACACTGTTCTAATGCCAAATTTCGACGCTCAAATTCTAATGAACGCAAATGGTCAATCTGTATTTTCATTAGGTGAAATTACTAGCAATTAA
- a CDS encoding N-acyl homoserine lactonase family protein — translation MKNLFYLLVALSIVSCKNAEKKEAQSPVVPEVKLYQLKGGSILVKKLEVFSQDTTYTGQQKQFTDSYYVISHPKGNLMWDAGLPEQLVVPEPYDEPSGVYRIQRQDSLKNQLKSIGFKVEDFNYFAMSHSHFDHSGHASYMEDATLLIQNDEFNVTLGDTVKVKNEAFKNLSKVQKLYGDYDVFADGTVIIKAMPGHTIGHQVLLVNVTGLEKPILLTGDLYHFEENRTYKRVPSFNYNAPQTIKSMEAFEEFAEEENAEVIIQHSPKDYEKLEKLLNSIEPKA, via the coding sequence ATGAAAAACCTATTCTATTTACTAGTAGCACTTAGTATTGTAAGTTGCAAAAATGCTGAAAAGAAAGAAGCACAATCACCTGTTGTTCCAGAAGTAAAATTATATCAATTAAAAGGAGGTTCAATTTTGGTGAAAAAGCTAGAGGTTTTTTCTCAAGATACAACCTATACAGGTCAGCAAAAACAATTTACAGACAGCTATTATGTAATCTCACATCCAAAAGGAAATTTAATGTGGGATGCAGGTTTACCTGAACAATTGGTAGTGCCTGAACCTTATGATGAGCCAAGTGGAGTATATAGAATACAAAGACAAGATTCATTAAAAAATCAGTTAAAGTCAATAGGTTTTAAAGTAGAAGATTTCAATTATTTTGCAATGTCTCACTCGCATTTTGATCATTCAGGTCATGCAAGTTATATGGAAGATGCAACATTATTAATTCAGAATGATGAGTTTAATGTTACACTTGGAGATACTGTAAAAGTGAAAAATGAAGCTTTTAAGAACCTATCTAAAGTGCAAAAATTATATGGAGATTATGATGTTTTTGCAGATGGTACAGTAATTATAAAAGCAATGCCTGGTCATACAATTGGGCATCAAGTATTATTGGTTAATGTTACTGGTTTAGAAAAGCCAATATTATTAACTGGAGATTTGTATCATTTTGAAGAAAATAGAACATATAAAAGAGTACCATCATTTAATTATAATGCACCACAAACTATAAAAAGTATGGAGGCATTTGAAGAATTTGCAGAAGAAGAAAATGCAGAAGTAATTATACAGCATTCTCCAAAAGATTACGAAAAATTAGAAAAATTATTAAATAGCATAGAGCCAAAAGCTTAA
- the sufD gene encoding Fe-S cluster assembly protein SufD, which produces MELKDKLLSSYVAFEDNVDMNSAVHDIRSKALENFDKLGFPTKKLEAWKYTSLNSLLKNDYSIFPDREKAVELADVKKYFIHDIDTYKVVFIDGKYSSFLSATTHENFDVCLMSSALNKPKYKSVIETYFNKVAKQDNLTSLNTAFASEGAYIHIPRNIEVQKPIQIINFTTGSEPATMIQPRNLIVVEENSHVQIIERHQSLTSNAVLSNVVTEVFAAKSATVDYYKIQNDNTNASLVDNTYVDQKSNSVVSVHTFSFGGNITRNNLNFYQNGEHIDSILKGITIIEGKQHVDHHTLVHHIEPNCESHQDYKGIYDERSTGVFNGKVIVEKEAQKTNAYQQNNNVLVSDKATINAKPQLEIFADDVKCSHGCTIGQLDDDALFYMQQRGIPKKEGRGLLMFAFANTVLESVKIPEVKSRITKLIANKLNVNIGFDL; this is translated from the coding sequence ATGGAATTAAAAGATAAATTACTTTCTTCTTATGTAGCTTTTGAAGATAATGTAGATATGAATTCAGCAGTTCATGACATACGTTCTAAAGCCTTAGAAAACTTTGATAAGCTAGGTTTCCCAACCAAAAAGTTGGAAGCTTGGAAATACACATCTTTAAACTCACTTTTAAAAAACGACTATAGTATTTTTCCTGACAGAGAAAAAGCTGTAGAATTAGCAGATGTTAAAAAGTATTTCATTCATGATATAGACACTTACAAAGTTGTGTTTATAGATGGTAAATACAGCTCTTTTTTATCTGCCACAACTCACGAAAATTTTGATGTTTGCTTAATGTCTTCTGCATTAAACAAACCAAAATACAAATCTGTTATAGAAACGTATTTTAATAAAGTTGCAAAGCAAGATAATTTAACAAGTTTAAATACAGCTTTTGCATCAGAAGGTGCTTATATACATATTCCTAGAAATATAGAAGTTCAAAAGCCAATTCAGATAATTAATTTTACTACTGGTTCTGAACCAGCAACAATGATTCAGCCAAGAAATTTAATTGTAGTTGAAGAAAATTCGCATGTACAAATTATAGAACGTCATCAAAGTTTAACTTCTAATGCAGTTCTTTCTAATGTTGTAACCGAAGTTTTTGCAGCTAAAAGTGCAACTGTAGATTATTATAAGATTCAGAATGATAATACAAATGCATCTTTGGTAGACAATACTTATGTAGATCAAAAATCGAATAGTGTAGTTTCTGTACATACATTTTCTTTTGGAGGTAACATCACCAGAAATAATTTAAATTTTTATCAAAATGGAGAACATATAGATTCCATTTTAAAAGGAATTACAATTATTGAAGGGAAACAACATGTAGATCATCATACTTTAGTGCATCATATAGAGCCTAATTGTGAATCGCATCAAGATTATAAGGGTATTTATGATGAACGTTCTACAGGAGTTTTTAATGGTAAAGTAATTGTAGAAAAAGAGGCTCAGAAAACCAATGCTTATCAGCAAAACAACAATGTTTTAGTAAGTGATAAAGCAACCATAAATGCAAAGCCTCAGTTAGAAATTTTTGCTGATGATGTAAAGTGTTCTCATGGTTGTACAATTGGTCAGTTAGATGATGATGCCTTATTTTACATGCAACAAAGAGGAATTCCTAAAAAAGAGGGTAGAGGTTTATTAATGTTTGCGTTTGCAAATACAGTTTTAGAAAGTGTAAAAATTCCTGAAGTAAAATCAAGAATAACAAAGCTTATTGCCAATAAACTAAATGTAAATATTGGTTTTGATTTGTAG
- a CDS encoding cytochrome-c peroxidase: MSCSSKEDDVYIPVAYNLEIPELFADKLIAPIIPADNPLTEEGVALGKKLFSDRILSGNQTQSCAHCHKLQEAFSDSSQFSEGADGSLGSRNSMPLFNLAWNFDERFAWDGKEFGLENQVIEPIVNPIEMHGDLKEITKRLNEHDRYPDLFQLAFGTSEISGDLVAKAVAQFMRTIISANSKFDKYLLGEASLTVSEENGFNVFMSEEKGDCFHCHGSNNNPLWTDNQFHNNGLDESFTDLGLGAISGDPADNGKFRSPSLRNLTFTAPYMHDGRFSTLEEVINHYSEGLQFSETIDPLMKKVNDGGVGLSDQDKADLKAFLLTLTDEEFINNPAFKN; the protein is encoded by the coding sequence ATGAGTTGCTCATCTAAAGAAGATGATGTGTATATTCCTGTTGCCTATAATTTAGAAATACCTGAATTATTTGCAGATAAATTGATAGCTCCAATTATACCTGCAGATAATCCTCTTACAGAAGAGGGTGTAGCTTTAGGAAAAAAACTATTTTCAGATCGAATTTTATCTGGAAATCAAACACAATCTTGTGCACATTGCCATAAATTACAAGAAGCGTTTTCTGATAGTTCACAATTTAGCGAAGGTGCAGATGGTAGTTTAGGCTCAAGAAATTCGATGCCCTTATTTAATTTAGCTTGGAATTTTGATGAACGTTTTGCTTGGGATGGAAAAGAATTTGGACTAGAAAATCAGGTTATTGAACCTATTGTAAATCCCATAGAAATGCATGGGGATTTAAAAGAAATCACCAAAAGATTAAATGAACATGATCGTTATCCAGATTTGTTTCAACTTGCATTTGGTACTTCAGAAATTAGTGGAGATTTAGTAGCAAAAGCAGTGGCTCAATTTATGAGAACTATTATTTCTGCAAATTCTAAATTCGATAAATATTTATTGGGTGAAGCAAGTTTAACAGTATCCGAAGAAAATGGATTTAACGTTTTTATGAGCGAAGAAAAAGGAGATTGTTTTCATTGTCATGGAAGTAACAATAATCCACTTTGGACAGACAACCAATTTCATAACAATGGGTTAGATGAATCCTTTACAGATTTAGGTTTAGGAGCCATTTCTGGAGATCCTGCAGATAATGGTAAATTTAGATCTCCATCTTTAAGAAACCTAACATTTACAGCACCATATATGCATGATGGTCGTTTTTCTACCTTAGAAGAGGTCATCAATCATTACTCAGAAGGATTACAATTCTCAGAAACCATAGATCCACTAATGAAGAAAGTAAATGATGGTGGAGTAGGTTTAAGCGATCAAGACAAAGCCGATTTAAAAGCTTTTTTATTAACACTTACAGATGAAGAATTTATCAATAATCCTGCTTTCAAAAACTAA
- a CDS encoding PorP/SprF family type IX secretion system membrane protein, producing the protein MKSIKYIISCTLLLITLSIHGQQDPLYTQYNYNMNVINPAYAGSKGVLSVGILGRSQWVGIEGSPRTLTLAAHSPVGKNVGLGLSVIADRVGPVRETNIFGDFSFTIVTSENSRLALGLKAGVTSLQVNTLTANNNNDPLNVPIDRTAPNFGTGAYFYTDKFYAGFSIPNLLKTRYLEKSAGVVSTASEEMHYFITSGYVFDIYEDLKLKPSTMIRGVKNAPLSVDISANLLWQEKFEFGLSYRFNKSFSGVIGFLLNEDMRIGYSYDQSVGNFGNFNFGSHELMLLIDFNRRNLKSPRFF; encoded by the coding sequence ATGAAAAGCATTAAATATATAATTAGTTGTACTCTTTTATTGATTACACTATCAATTCATGGTCAGCAAGACCCACTTTATACGCAATACAATTATAACATGAATGTTATAAACCCTGCTTATGCTGGGTCTAAAGGTGTGTTAAGTGTAGGTATTTTAGGTAGATCTCAATGGGTAGGTATAGAAGGCAGCCCAAGAACATTAACTTTAGCAGCACACTCACCTGTTGGTAAAAATGTTGGTTTAGGACTTTCTGTTATTGCAGATAGAGTTGGGCCAGTTAGAGAAACTAATATTTTTGGAGATTTCTCTTTCACCATAGTTACATCAGAAAACAGCAGGCTAGCTTTAGGTTTAAAAGCAGGGGTTACCTCTTTGCAAGTAAATACGTTAACAGCTAACAATAATAACGATCCATTAAATGTGCCTATAGATAGAACTGCACCAAATTTTGGAACAGGTGCCTACTTTTATACTGATAAATTTTATGCAGGATTCTCAATTCCAAACCTATTAAAAACAAGGTACTTAGAAAAATCTGCAGGAGTTGTTTCAACTGCATCAGAAGAGATGCATTATTTTATAACCTCTGGGTATGTGTTTGATATTTACGAAGACCTAAAACTAAAACCTTCTACTATGATTAGAGGTGTTAAAAACGCCCCTTTATCTGTAGACATTTCTGCCAATTTACTTTGGCAAGAGAAGTTTGAGTTTGGTTTATCATATAGATTTAATAAATCATTTTCTGGTGTAATTGGCTTTTTGTTAAATGAAGATATGAGAATAGGATACTCTTATGATCAAAGTGTTGGAAACTTTGGAAACTTCAACTTTGGGTCTCATGAGTTAATGCTTCTTATCGATTTTAACAGAAGAAATTTAAAAAGCCCAAGATTCTTTTAA
- a CDS encoding choice-of-anchor B family protein has protein sequence MFKKALFLLILISFSCSDDYLGPSNPDPDPIVDVVDPTNDDITKCENGMAGDFPCNGYDLLARISLNDLDLSNTANSNLSGNDSWGWTDATTNKEYALMGLNSGVSFIDISEPTTPVVLGFLPTATVNSDWRDVKVYNNHAFVVSEASNHGMQVFDLTKLRDVANPPVVFDADATYTNFGSAHNIVINESEGYAYPVGTSRSGTYQGGPLFINIQDPLNPVDEGGFLNYSHDAQVVTYNGPDTEHVGKEILIGSNETEVVIVDVSDKRNPRRLSAISYTNVEYTHQGWFTEDMSYFLLGDELDELRNGGFTRTVVFDFIDLDNPKLHFEYQGTTAAIDHNGYVKGDTFYLANYTAGVRMIDISDIANKTMTETGFFDTRPSSNLASFNGVWNVYPYFESGVIVVSDIENGLFLIKKSE, from the coding sequence ATGTTTAAAAAAGCGCTGTTTTTACTAATTCTTATTTCTTTTAGTTGTTCTGATGATTATTTAGGACCATCTAATCCAGATCCAGATCCAATAGTAGATGTAGTAGATCCTACAAATGATGACATTACTAAATGTGAAAATGGAATGGCAGGCGATTTTCCTTGCAATGGTTATGATTTATTAGCAAGAATTTCTTTAAACGATTTAGATTTATCTAATACAGCAAATAGTAACTTAAGTGGTAATGATTCTTGGGGTTGGACAGATGCAACAACAAACAAAGAATACGCATTAATGGGCTTAAATTCTGGAGTTTCATTTATAGATATTAGTGAGCCAACAACGCCAGTTGTTTTAGGTTTTTTACCAACAGCAACTGTAAATAGCGACTGGAGAGATGTAAAAGTTTACAACAATCATGCATTTGTGGTAAGTGAAGCTTCTAATCATGGAATGCAGGTTTTCGATTTAACCAAATTAAGAGATGTTGCAAATCCGCCAGTTGTTTTTGATGCAGATGCAACATATACCAATTTTGGAAGTGCACACAATATTGTAATTAATGAAAGTGAAGGCTATGCTTATCCTGTTGGTACAAGTAGAAGTGGAACTTATCAAGGAGGTCCATTATTCATTAATATTCAAGATCCATTAAACCCTGTAGACGAAGGTGGTTTTCTTAACTATTCTCATGATGCACAAGTAGTAACCTATAATGGTCCAGATACAGAGCATGTAGGTAAAGAGATTTTAATTGGTAGTAATGAAACAGAAGTGGTAATTGTAGATGTTTCTGATAAAAGGAATCCAAGAAGATTATCAGCCATAAGTTATACCAATGTAGAGTATACACATCAAGGTTGGTTTACAGAAGACATGAGTTATTTTCTTTTAGGAGATGAGTTAGATGAACTTAGAAATGGAGGCTTTACAAGAACTGTTGTTTTCGATTTTATAGACTTAGATAACCCAAAATTACATTTCGAATATCAAGGAACTACAGCAGCTATAGATCATAATGGTTATGTTAAAGGTGATACATTTTACCTGGCAAATTATACAGCAGGTGTTAGAATGATAGATATTTCTGATATAGCAAATAAAACAATGACTGAAACTGGTTTTTTTGATACAAGACCAAGTAGTAATCTAGCTTCTTTTAATGGAGTTTGGAATGTGTATCCTTATTTTGAAAGCGGTGTAATTGTAGTTAGTGATATTGAAAACGGATTGTTTTTAATTAAAAAATCAGAATAA
- a CDS encoding HesB/IscA family protein, producing the protein MIKVSDTAKRKVIELMTDDGFDSTKDFVRVGVKSGGCSGLSYDLTFDNSQQENDKVFEENDVKIVVDKKSFLYLVGTTLEYSGGLNGKGFVFNNPNANRTCGCGESFSL; encoded by the coding sequence ATGATAAAAGTTTCAGACACAGCAAAGAGAAAAGTCATTGAATTGATGACAGATGATGGCTTTGACTCTACAAAAGATTTTGTGAGAGTTGGGGTAAAGAGTGGAGGTTGTTCAGGCTTATCTTATGATTTAACTTTCGATAATAGCCAACAAGAAAACGATAAGGTTTTTGAAGAGAATGATGTAAAAATCGTTGTCGATAAAAAGAGCTTTTTATATTTAGTAGGAACCACTCTAGAATATTCTGGAGGTTTAAATGGTAAAGGCTTTGTGTTTAATAATCCAAACGCAAATAGAACTTGTGGTTGTGGAGAATCATTTTCACTTTAA